A stretch of the Paramormyrops kingsleyae isolate MSU_618 chromosome 16, PKINGS_0.4, whole genome shotgun sequence genome encodes the following:
- the LOC140578735 gene encoding serine/threonine-protein kinase pim-1-like: protein MDRKRSRSDSDDQSPAKKRRESSEVQSTGDPRKEHLEDLYLEGELLGKGGFGAVFAGIRKADGFPVAIKYARKNDKELELPGIDGPIPLEVALMKLVSQKSSCANVLQLIDWFDGPQDYIMVLERPDPCQDLFDFCQSEGGILSEGVARQVLVQVLQALRHCQESGVFHRDLKSENLLINTDTLEVKLIDFGCGDIWTDSHYTKYSGQ from the exons ATGGACAGGAAACGCTCCCGCTCCGATTCTGATGATCAATCTCCAGCGAAAAAAAGGAGGGAGAGTTCGGAAGTCCAGAGCACCGGCGATCCCCGCAAAG AACATTTGGAGGACCTGTACCTCGAGGGGGAACTGCTCGGAAAGGGTGGTTTTGGAGCAGTTTTCGCCGGCATTCGCAAGGCCGATGGCTTCCCA gTGGCCATCAAATATGCCAGGAAGAATGATAAGGAGCTAGAACTG CCTGGAATTGATGGGCCCATCCCATTGGAGGTGGCACTGATGAAGCTTGTTAGCCAGAAGTCATCCTGTGCTAACGTGCTCCAGCTCATCGACTGGTTTGATGGACCACAGGACTATATTATGGTCCTGGAAAGGCCGGACCCATGCCAGGATCTCTTTGACTTCTGCCAAAGTGAAGGAGGGATCCTGTCAGAGGGTGTTGccaggcaggtgctggtgcaGGTGCTCCAGGCCTTGCGTCACTGCCAGGAATCAGGTGTCTTCCATCGAGACCTGAAATCTGAGAACCTCTTGATCAACACAGACACTCTGGAGGTGAAACTCATTGACTTCGGCTGTGGTGATATCTGGACAGATTCCCACTACACAAAATATTCAGGTCAGTGA